Genomic segment of Patescibacteria group bacterium:
TTGGCAAGGTCTCATTTCTGACAGCCACGGCTACCAAGACCAGCTCATTAGTCTGGGGCGTCCAAGAAGGAAGCGCGATGTTTCCTGTCGTAACGGTCCCTGTGACCGTTTGCACCACGCTAATGCCGGTCTGGGCTTTGGCTGACGGCAGGGTATTTAAATGTTTGACTATTAGCGCCGGGATATCCTGCCACCAGGAAAGAATCGTAGAAAATGCGTGCGCCGACCAAATCTTTGCAAACCGGTAAATCGTGTCTTTGAACGAAGTAGCGCCCGTGCTGTAATTATGGATTGGGTGGGTTAGACTCGAGTAAGGATAGCCATCGCCGAAATCCCATTCCCATCCCGTTACTGAACCGTCGTCAGTGGAAAGGTCTTGGTACTGGACAGTGTCGGATTTGAGTGTGCACCAGTCAAATTCCGCGGTGGGCGGCGTGCCGCCGCCCGGATGGCTTACGATAACTTGATACGTGCCTGACGGATTTGAAAAATTAGTGGGCACGGTATCGTCGCGGGCAACGGTGTAGTAGTCATAGGTGCCATCGGGAAGATTTGTTTCGCTATAACTCGGGGACGTGACGGAGCCTACAAGCTGAGGCGGGTTTCCGTTCAGCCCACGATACACATCATACTGGCTGATGGAGACAGGTACCATTGTCAATGTATGGGGATCGGAAGGTGTCCAGCTGATTGAAAAGGTTCCCGTTGTCGAGGGATTGGTACCGGAGGCAAGGGCAGGGGTTCCTGGCTGCGTCGGCAATTGAATATCCATTATTTCCGGAATAGACTGGAGCGAACATTGCGTGGAATCACATGAAACTGCGTATACCGTAAACACACCAGTGGTACTCCATGTATGTGATTCGGTAAATAAACTACCAGAGGGTGCCATACCAGAGGCAGGGGAGCGCGTTTCGGGCGAACCGTCACCCCAATTGAAGTTTAAGTAGATAGATTCACCTTCCGGATCAAATGCATCATATGCTCCAAAAGGGTAGGCTTGGTTTTTTGCGCCATAAGTAGTAATCGCAAGAGTATCAAAGAATGGCAGAAGTACTCCAAAAAATACCACCGTACAAAGGGCAAGTATTTGTAGAAAATTTAGTCGCTTCGAAGCGGATACGATGAATAAGGCATTCATGGCATTATGATTTTTTCAACGCGGAGGGCGGAAAAGGTTGTTGACGCTGCGATATTGCTAAAACTTATTACGAATACGTCGTCTCCTCTTTGGAGGTCATCGAACAAGGCGGGCGCACGGACAACGGTTGCACTTTCAGGATTGGGCATTTTAGGGATAGTAATAAGCACGTAAGAGGTAAGCGGCTTTAGAAATATGCTAAGAAGCTCGCCTTCCTGTGCGTAGCCATCCGTGGGTTTCATCGTGAGTTTTCCAACACTCACGCCAATTATTATACCACGCCGCCCCCTTAATTCGGAAGCAAGGACCCCTTGTTTTGGCGGCTGTTCCAGGGAAAGGGGGGTAGGGAGCGCCAGATAATCTTGTTCATGAATACGAGAGATTAAAAGCGCGCTGCCAAGGAGTATCAGGGTGAGAATGGAACCGATTATGGCAATATAGCTTTTTTTCTTAGGTTTTTGCGTCCTCTCCACACAGTAAATATTATGGTATACTAATACTATTGATTCCTTATGTTCCATGCTTTATGAAAAAATCGAAACCCCTCTCTATCCCCGTATGGATTTCCGTGAGCCTCGTGGCACTCATCGGGCTTCTTGCGTGGCTCTTTATCGTCATGAACGCCTCTAAGCCTGACCAGCCGCTTCCCCAAAATTCCACATCTCTGCCGCCGCCTGAAGCGCCCCTGCGCATCACTTCGGTGATAGGCGTGATTACTTCTTTGAGCGCCGATCGCCTCACTCTGCAGGCGGGAAAGACGAATAATCCGCAGCTTGCACGCGATACCGCGCTCACCATTATCGTTCCTGCAGATACCTTGGTAGCTATAACAACAGTGCCTGCGACGATACCCGCGGGAGTAAAGGACGCGAGCAGCCTCTATAGTTCAGTGCAAGGGGCATTGAGCGATCTTAAGATTGGCCAGCAGGTGAATGTGCGCGCAAGGGAAGATGTGCGCGGGGCTTCTGACATTATGGCAAAGAGCATTGAGATCACAATTATTAAGTAAACGCTGACATACGCAGATTCACCCCGCACTTTCCATTCACGACAGCGTGATGAACGCGTTGCCCGAAACGGAGTGGCTTCGCCTTCGCGAGAGCGTCCAATGCGCCTTCGGTGCGCAGAAAGTGCGGGGCAAGCGCGAATTCACGCTGACAATGTGACAAAGTTGTATTGGATTTGACTTCCGCGTTCTTCCGCGATTCAGGCAAGCGTGACGTTCCGCGTCAGTCCGCGATTAATGCCGAAGGCTTAATTTATCAGTAGATAACCCAATTTGGCTTCACGACTTCTAACCTTCGCTCTACGCCCCGGTAGCGGCCAATGCCGGTAATCAACACGCCTATGGGGAGTTCGCTCCCCGTAGGCGTTATTGTATAAGTAGAAGCAGTGGTATCGGTGTTTTCTATTTTTAATTTCGTGTTATTGGTATAACTTGGACTATCGACGGTGACCGTGTGGATTCCAGTGCCCATATAATCCGTCTGCGTCTGGACATTTGATGAGGTTACGATAACCTCTGCGGGCTTTCCGGTGGGCAGAGTCACCTGGACATTAGTAGGATACGCCGCGCCATTCGTGGCAAGGTCAAGATAGAAAACCTTCCCCGGAAGCAGGGTCACCTGAAGCGGATTGGACGTGGTAATTGGATCATTCACACTGCTCACCGAGAGGCTGGTATTGCCTTTGGGGGCGTGGTTTTCGGTGGTGGCGCTTGTGGTGTACGAGGCAATGGGGTTCCCGGGAAGCGGGGTGGCGGTGGCAGTGAGCGCGCCAAGCGAGGCGCTGTTTTTCTCATATTGCCAGAGCGCTCTTTCTACCGCGGTCTCTGCGGCAAAGTAAGCGATTTCAGAGTCGCCGATCGAACGCGAGGAGCGGCTCACGGTCAGGATCATGTCGGTCGCGGCGCTGGTGACGAATATGAGCCCCCCGAGCACGGATAACGCAAGCAGCAGGGAGATGCCTTGATGTGCGGAACGTAGATGGTTTGCTGAAGGGAAGTGACAAGTTTTATTTAAAGGCATATTTCTGCAGAGCATATTTAATCAACAGAACGTTGCGGCACGGTTTGCTGCACGAGCATTTGAGCCGGTTGGTAGAGCGCCGTGCTTGAGAACCGCATCACGATGGTAGCGCGCGGCTGGCCTACGGGAGGCTGTCCTCCCCCGGGGTAGGGCGTGGTCGCGGGGGTGATGTAATAGTTTAAGTCCGTTATTGAAATGAGCGTGGATGAAATTTGCCGTGCGGGCTGTGCGTTTACCGAAACTGTAACAGCTTTAGTCGCCGGCACATAATTGAACACATATTGGTCGCCGCTTGCATTGCGCAGGATGAACTGGGTGGTGGGAGAAGGGATAGTACCTCCAGGGTATGCGGCGTAATCGATTTCCGAAGTGCGGATCATTTTGGCGAGGAATTCCATGACAAACTGCGCTTCTTGCTGCACGCGCGCGAGTGAGAGCACTTTTTTTTCCGCGCGCACCGTGGAGGTGTAAATGCCGAGCGATATCGTGGTGAAGATCAAGAATATGGAGACGGAGACCAGCATTTCAGTCAAAGTAAACCCGCGTAAATGAGCATAAGATTTAGGTTTCTGATACCTATACAAATTTCCAATTTCCAATTTCCAATTTCCAATAAAATCCCAATGCCTAATACCCAATATCCAATTTTGACTTTGGATTTTTGGCTTCATTTGAAATTTGAAATTTGGATTTGGGGTTTTCATGGTATTATTTCCAATCCGTCAAAATCGTCGTTAACGCATACGTATGCACCCTTCCATGTTCAGTCCAGCGCATGGTGGAAACAATCTCCTTTTCCGTGGCAGAGAGCGTATTGATTTTTATTAGTCTCCAGTACGCGGTCGCGACGCCAGAGGTGGCGCGGTATTGATTGCTGTTGAGATAGAGGACGCAGTTGGTGCACGTATGGATATCGGTTCCTCCGTTAAACGTGGCAGGTACGGTGAGCGAGGTGGTCTCCCGGTCAACGATCCATGAAGTGTTTCCCGCAGGCAGGATGGAAAAGCCCGCGACATCCCGGATTGAGCGCACCACTTCTATTCCCTCGCGCGCGAGGTTTACCACGACCACAAGGCTCTCCGTTTGTTTTGAGAAGGCAATAGTGGAGGTGATAAGGGTTAGGCTCGCCGCAATCCCCATGAGAAGAATGCCAATGCTCACCACGGTCTCCACGAGGGTGAAGCCTAAGTTGATGCGGGATGTCTGTTTTATACGATTCATAAGTCACACCACTAAGTACGTTTATAAATCCCAAATCCTGATAATTTTCAATTTTCAAATACCAATTTTCAATTAATTCTCAATGAATCAATGATGCAATGTTTGAAAATTGAATCATTGGAACATTGATTGTCCCGCTCCTTGATTCTTATATCTGAGGTAGGCGGGATCCCGCCTGAGCGGGAGAAATTGAAAATTGAGCATTGAAAATTTTACATTTGATTGGTCATTGCCTGCCTGCGCAGGCAGGGGGCTTGGACATTGGTCATTTATTTGACATTTGAACTTTGAAATTTGGAATTATTGCACCGTGATCTGTCCCGATACCCCATCGAACGAAATGGTTTTTACCTTTTCCGTTTGGGCGCGGTGCGTAAGGGTGATGGTGCCTGACTGTCCTTTCGTGCTATTTACATAGGATTCAGCCGTTGGAAACGTGAAGATGATAGTGAGGGGGCTTGAGGGGGTGACTCCCGTAACGCTCACTTGAGAATTTAGCTTTTCCGTGCGGATGACCGCATCGCATCCGGTGTCGTATTGGTGGAGCGTGGGGGAGCAGGTATCGCCGAAGAGCGTGTAGGTACAGATGCCGCTGGTGCACGGCGAGGTGAGAGTGACTCCGTAGCCGCCGTCAGGCCGTGTCCCGCCGATGAGCTCTCCGGTGAGCGCCCAGAGCTGTGCTTGTCGGATCGATGAGACGAGTTGGTCAGCATTTGACTCGACCGCCAAGCCAAATTGGAATCCCTTGAAGTTTGTCGTATAGAGGAGCGTCATCATGGTAAAAATGCCGATCGCCACGATCATTTCCATGATGGTGAAACCCATCTTAAATGACCTGCGACCCAAGACCAATGACCATTTTTGGGTGTTTGGAGTTTTCATGTAAGGATAAGGTTGAGATACCAATTCAGTATTTGATTACCCCAGAAGAGTGTGACGATCCCCGCGATGGAGAGGAATGTGCCAAAAGCGATACGCGACTGCCATGTTTTATGTTTCGAAAGGAGAAGTGGCAATGCGACTGCTGCGCCGGCCAGATACGCACATGCGAGGGCAAGAAGGATTTGGGGAAATGAAACCGCAATACCGATAAAACCGCCAAGATAGATATCACCCGCGCCGATCCAGCGCCCGCGAGACACTATATACTGTAGACCGAAGAAACTTACCCCTATTATACCAGCGATTGCGAGGGGCAACAACGGCACGCCTATAATGACATTTAAGGGGAAGACGATACACGCCGCGATGAGTATTACGGCATCATAGATCAGCTGGAAGCGTAGATCAGTCACAAAAGTAACAAGAAGCGCGCTGATCACCACCAAGTCACGCAAGAGCGTAAACCAAAGGATGGGTGTTATTCCTAATTCCTGTTGGCGGATGGTTGCGCTCAAAGCAAAGAGGGCTCCTGCAGCAAATTCAACTGCGGGGTATTGCCAGGAAATAGATGTGCGGCAATGGCGGCATTTTCCTCGAAGTGCCACGAAGGAGAGAAGGGGTATAAGGTCGAACCATGGGAGTATTGAGGCACAATGAGGACAGCGCGATCTCCCATTGACCTGCTCTCCCTTAGGAAGGCGACAGATGACGACATTGAGGAAACTGCCGATGATGAGACCGAGGAGGAAGGTTAAAAGTATAACGAGTAATGGCATAATATAAGTTGCTATTTAAAACACACTACGATATAGCGACCTCTGAAAAATCCCAAATCCAAATTTCAAATGACAAATAAAATCCAAAGATCCAAATCCAAATTTGGATTTTGACATTTGGTTATTTATTTGACATTGGGATTTTGACATTTGGATTTTCATTATTGAGCCACCGTTCCTGATGGCTTAAATAATCTCTCGCGTTTGCCGCGAGCGGCGTTGCATCGAGGCTGTAAGCATCGAGGAAGATTTGTTCTGATGCATCCTGGTGGCCTTTTTCAAGAAGTGCGCTCGCGCGGGCATAGAGAATATCAGAGATAAAATCGTCATAGTAGAGATGGCTCTGGAAACGGTCATCTCCAATGTTTCGTATGCTTGGAGTAATGAGGGCGAGATGAGCGCGTTGCGCGGTTTCAAGGTTGGGATAGATACGATAGGCGATGCCGTTTGAGCGGCTTATCAGGTCGCCGTTGAGGGAGGTACCCACCGGATAGAGGGTATACACGGGACGTTGCAATCCTCGCGTAATTTTCCAAATGCGGTTCAAAAGCCTTGCGCGGGCGATAGGAAATGGGAGTTTCATTATTTGCGTGTTTTCCGTGCCCACCGGATGGAAGAGCCGCGAGGAGAGATATCCATAATCCACAATAGCCACATCTGGCCTTATTTTTTTTATCAGTGAGAGATACGCAAGGGTGAATACCTGGCTGTCTGCCGCGGGTTGTTCCGTAAAGAGGAGAAGGACGGCATTGGGTTCAAGGCTTTGAAGAAGTTCGGTTCCCCAGTCAAGGGTAAGCCAGATGTCGCTGCGGTCAGTGGCATGCACGAAACTTATCCATTGGGCGTAAGGAAGGGATAAGAGGAGAAGCATGGCAAGCGCTGCCAATAACGGTTTGAGCGTGAGGCCGCGTCTGAAGAAATAATCCCGCATACGCTCTATAAGAGCCATAATACCAATGCCTGCCCATAAAAATGCCATGAGGTAAGAGGGGATGTAGTAGACGCTATAAATACCCTCGCTTTCGACGATGTACCCTAAACGCCGCAGTATGATTATGAGGACGCTGTTGGAGAGGAATACTCCAAACGTAAGAAAAAAGTAGGAGCGCCTGCGAAACCACAACATGATAAAACCGCAGAGCGAGAGGAGGGCGCCAATAGGATTGAGCTGTTTAAAAAGATCAGCGAAGAAATAGTAAATATAAATTATTTTTTTGAATTTCCACGCATCCTCTATTACATGAGTAGCGAAATCATTGTATGACTTGCGGGAAATATGGCGCCAGAAATCAGCGAGCGTATCAGGGTGGTTCCAGTTTACCAAAGGATCATACCACGCGCGGAATAATATAAAGAGATAAAACGAAAGGCCAATGAAGAATAAAAGGAGGGCGAGCGCGTAGGGGTGGATGTTATAGAGATGAATCTTTAGAAATATGGTTCTATTCCGCCGCGGTTGCCGCATTTCAGGCTGCGGAACTCGGCATATCGCTCGGATTGCTCGTTGTGCAACACGCGTCATCCCGACCAGCGTCGGGATGCGCTCCGCCTCACCAGCCCCAGTCCCGATATATCGGGACACCATGCTGGGGCTGGTTGCGGAGGGTTGCACAAGAGCAATCCTCGCTTGAGCTTTTCCTAACTCTGGTAGTGTCCACAAGCGGGAACGTTTCCAATCTATGGCTAAGATGAATATAAGGTATATGGGCGCGAGGAGGCCCATCATTTGATGGTTGGTGATGGAGAGGCCGTATATAAAGGAAAATAACAGCAGCGTGGCGCGTGAGGGGGCTTGCGCGTAG
This window contains:
- a CDS encoding prepilin-type N-terminal cleavage/methylation domain-containing protein produces the protein MKTPNPNFKFQMKPKIQSQNWILGIRHWDFIGNWKLEIGNLYRYQKPKSYAHLRGFTLTEMLVSVSIFLIFTTISLGIYTSTVRAEKKVLSLARVQQEAQFVMEFLAKMIRTSEIDYAAYPGGTIPSPTTQFILRNASGDQYVFNYVPATKAVTVSVNAQPARQISSTLISITDLNYYITPATTPYPGGGQPPVGQPRATIVMRFSSTALYQPAQMLVQQTVPQRSVD
- a CDS encoding prepilin peptidase translates to MPLLVILLTFLLGLIIGSFLNVVICRLPKGEQVNGRSRCPHCASILPWFDLIPLLSFVALRGKCRHCRTSISWQYPAVEFAAGALFALSATIRQQELGITPILWFTLLRDLVVISALLVTFVTDLRFQLIYDAVILIAACIVFPLNVIIGVPLLPLAIAGIIGVSFFGLQYIVSRGRWIGAGDIYLGGFIGIAVSFPQILLALACAYLAGAAVALPLLLSKHKTWQSRIAFGTFLSIAGIVTLFWGNQILNWYLNLILT
- a CDS encoding DUF2723 domain-containing protein; translation: MKIDKLKHYLEIGNWKLEITNEQHAWSRYKIRPAFIIALIVFVISFTVYLFTLSPTVGLEDSGEFIAAVASLGITHPSGYPLYVVLGKLFTLLTPFGDIAWRVNLFSAFCGSVTISLLSLLLINILSSLFLRQPNKGGLIDGKNPPQPAQAWSSPKRSCAGEAERPAAQEAGTRIFSTSNPTAFISLIAASLSLFFAFSPVFWSQAVIAEVYTLNAALLAATLLLLWRYAQAPSRATLLLFSFIYGLSITNHQMMGLLAPIYLIFILAIDWKRSRLWTLPELGKAQARIALVQPSATSPSMVSRYIGTGAGEAERIPTLVGMTRVAQRAIRAICRVPQPEMRQPRRNRTIFLKIHLYNIHPYALALLLFFIGLSFYLFILFRAWYDPLVNWNHPDTLADFWRHISRKSYNDFATHVIEDAWKFKKIIYIYYFFADLFKQLNPIGALLSLCGFIMLWFRRRSYFFLTFGVFLSNSVLIIILRRLGYIVESEGIYSVYYIPSYLMAFLWAGIGIMALIERMRDYFFRRGLTLKPLLAALAMLLLLSLPYAQWISFVHATDRSDIWLTLDWGTELLQSLEPNAVLLLFTEQPAADSQVFTLAYLSLIKKIRPDVAIVDYGYLSSRLFHPVGTENTQIMKLPFPIARARLLNRIWKITRGLQRPVYTLYPVGTSLNGDLISRSNGIAYRIYPNLETAQRAHLALITPSIRNIGDDRFQSHLYYDDFISDILYARASALLEKGHQDASEQIFLDAYSLDATPLAANARDYLSHQERWLNNENPNVKIPMSNK